One window of the Fusobacterium animalis 7_1 genome contains the following:
- the purF gene encoding amidophosphoribosyltransferase: MGILALHSKKVRKDLVGIAYYGMYALQHRGQEGAGYTICDSITNGEVRIKTVKNVGLVSDVFKVEDFQKYIGNILIAHTRYGSKNTVSARNCQPIGGESAMGYISLVHNGDISNQVELKQELLKNGSLFQTAIDTEIILKLLSINGKYGYKEAVLKTVEKLKGCFALAIIINDKLIGVRDPEGLRPLCLGKIVKDDMYVLASESCALDAIGAEFVRDIEAGEMVVIDDNGVESIKYKPSTKKASSFEYIYFGRPDSVIDGISVYDFRHQTGRCLYEQNPIEADIVIGVPDSGVPAGIGYAEASGIPYSAALLKNKYVGRTFIAPVQELRERAVRVKLNPIKELIKGKRVVVIDDSIVRGTTSKKLIDILFEAGAKEVHFRSASPVVVEESYFGVNIDPNNKLMGSYMTVEEIRKAIGATTLDYLSLKNLKKILNGGEDFYMGCFKEDSN, encoded by the coding sequence ATGGGAATATTGGCTTTACACTCAAAGAAAGTTAGAAAAGATTTAGTAGGAATTGCATATTATGGAATGTATGCTTTGCAACATAGAGGGCAAGAAGGGGCAGGATATACTATTTGTGATTCAATCACTAATGGAGAAGTGAGAATAAAAACTGTTAAAAATGTTGGGCTTGTATCAGATGTTTTTAAAGTTGAAGATTTTCAAAAATATATTGGAAATATTTTAATAGCACATACAAGATATGGTAGTAAAAATACAGTTTCTGCAAGAAATTGTCAACCTATTGGTGGAGAATCTGCTATGGGATATATATCTCTTGTTCATAATGGAGATATATCGAATCAAGTTGAATTAAAACAAGAATTATTAAAGAATGGTTCATTATTTCAAACAGCAATAGATACTGAAATTATATTAAAACTTTTAAGTATAAATGGAAAATATGGATATAAAGAAGCAGTTTTAAAAACTGTTGAAAAATTAAAGGGATGTTTTGCTCTTGCAATAATAATAAATGATAAACTTATAGGAGTTCGTGATCCAGAAGGATTAAGACCATTATGTTTAGGAAAAATAGTTAAAGATGATATGTATGTTTTAGCTTCTGAATCTTGTGCATTAGATGCTATTGGTGCTGAATTTGTAAGAGATATAGAAGCAGGAGAAATGGTAGTTATAGATGATAATGGAGTGGAAAGTATAAAATATAAACCTAGTACAAAAAAAGCAAGCTCATTTGAATATATTTATTTTGGAAGACCAGACAGTGTTATAGATGGAATAAGTGTTTATGATTTTAGACATCAAACAGGTAGATGTTTATATGAACAAAATCCAATAGAGGCTGATATTGTTATAGGAGTTCCTGATTCAGGTGTTCCAGCAGGGATAGGATATGCAGAAGCAAGTGGAATACCTTATTCAGCAGCACTTTTAAAAAATAAATATGTAGGAAGAACATTTATTGCTCCTGTTCAAGAGCTAAGAGAAAGAGCAGTAAGAGTTAAATTAAATCCAATTAAAGAATTAATTAAAGGAAAAAGAGTTGTTGTTATAGATGATTCTATTGTTCGTGGAACAACTTCAAAAAAATTGATAGATATTTTATTTGAGGCAGGAGCAAAAGAAGTTCATTTTAGATCAGCCTCTCCTGTTGTTGTAGAAGAATCATATTTTGGAGTAAATATAGATCCTAACAATAAATTAATGGGAAGTTATATGACTGTTGAAGAAATTAGAAAGGCAATAGGAGCAACAACTTTGGATTATCTTTCATTAAAAAATTTAAAGAAGATTTTAAATGGTG
- the purC gene encoding phosphoribosylaminoimidazolesuccinocarboxamide synthase, translating to MEKGKFIYEGKAKQLYETDDKDLVIVHYKDDATAGNGAKKGTIHNKGIMNNEITTLIFNMLEEHGIKTHFVKKLNDRDQLCQRVKIFPLEVIVRNIIAGSMAKRLGIKEGTKINNTIFEICYKNDEYGDPLINDHHAVALGIATYDELKKIYEITAKINNLLKEKFDKIGITLVDFKIEFGKNSKGEILLADEITPDTCRLWDKKTGEKLDKDRFRRDLGNIEEAYIEVVKRLTESK from the coding sequence ATGGAAAAAGGTAAATTTATTTATGAAGGTAAGGCAAAACAATTATATGAAACTGATGATAAGGATTTAGTTATTGTTCACTATAAAGATGATGCAACAGCAGGAAATGGAGCAAAAAAAGGAACTATCCACAATAAAGGAATAATGAATAATGAAATAACAACTTTAATATTTAATATGTTAGAAGAACATGGTATAAAAACTCACTTTGTTAAAAAATTAAATGATAGAGATCAACTATGTCAAAGAGTAAAAATATTTCCTCTTGAAGTTATAGTCAGAAATATAATAGCTGGTTCTATGGCTAAAAGACTTGGAATAAAAGAAGGAACTAAAATAAACAATACCATATTTGAAATTTGTTATAAAAATGATGAATACGGAGATCCTTTAATAAATGATCATCATGCAGTTGCTTTGGGAATAGCAACTTACGATGAACTAAAAAAAATCTATGAAATAACTGCAAAAATAAATAATCTTTTAAAAGAAAAATTTGATAAGATAGGAATAACATTAGTAGATTTTAAAATTGAATTTGGTAAAAATTCTAAGGGAGAAATTTTACTTGCTGATGAAATCACTCCTGATACTTGTAGATTATGGGATAAGAAAACAGGAGAAAAATTAGATAAAGATAGATTCAGAAGAGATTTAGGAAATATAGAAGAAGCATACATAGAAGTGGTTAAAAGATTAACTGAAAGCAAATAA
- the purE gene encoding 5-(carboxyamino)imidazole ribonucleotide mutase, producing the protein MKVGIIFGSKSDVDVMKGAADCLKKFGIEYSAHILSAHRVPELLEETLEKFEKEDYGVIIAGAGLAAHLPGVIASKTILPVIGVPIKAAVEGLDALFSIVQMPKSIPVATVGINNSYNAGMLAVEILAVGNKELKTKLLEFRKEMKEDFKKNIHVEL; encoded by the coding sequence ATGAAAGTAGGAATTATATTTGGAAGTAAGTCAGATGTTGATGTGATGAAAGGAGCAGCAGACTGTTTAAAAAAGTTTGGAATAGAATATTCTGCACATATTTTATCTGCACATAGAGTTCCAGAACTTTTAGAGGAAACATTAGAAAAATTTGAGAAAGAAGACTATGGAGTTATTATTGCAGGTGCAGGACTTGCAGCACATTTACCAGGGGTAATTGCTTCAAAAACAATTTTACCTGTGATAGGAGTACCTATTAAGGCAGCAGTTGAAGGTTTAGATGCACTGTTCTCAATAGTACAAATGCCTAAATCAATTCCTGTTGCAACAGTAGGGATAAATAATTCATATAATGCAGGAATGTTAGCAGTAGAAATACTGGCAGTTGGAAACAAAGAATTAAAAACAAAACTTTTGGAATTTAGAAAAGAAATGAAAGAAGATTTCAAAAAAAATATACATGTGGAATTATAG